A stretch of the Solanum dulcamara chromosome 6, daSolDulc1.2, whole genome shotgun sequence genome encodes the following:
- the LOC129892891 gene encoding two-component response regulator ARR14-like — MSDDENESTTLKGLDNGAVFFILKPITQDNIHYLWEYATSLRKKKHTSKQVVNQEFQENTSEKISNEVIYIESSSSVRERNKSTRKYEEGENEDNSSLLSKKSRLVWTNFLHNKFLEAVTKLGVKEANPTKILELMNIPELTRSNIASHLQV, encoded by the exons ATGTCAGATGATGAAAATGAAAGCACAACTTTGAAAGGACTTGACAATGGAGCTGTTTTCTTCATACTGAAGCCCATAACACAAGATAATATACATTATTTATGGGAATATGCAACCTCCTTGCGAAAGAAGAAGCATACAAGCAAACAAGTTGTtaatcaagaatttcaagaaaatactAGTGAGAAAATCTCCAATGAAGTAATTTATATTGAATCTTCGTCGTCGGTCAGGGAGAGGAACAAGTCCACCAGGAAATATGAAGAGGGTGAAAATGAAGACAATTCATCTCTACTATCAAAGAAGAGTAGACTTGTTTGGACAAATTTCCTTCACAACAAATTCTTGGAAGCCGTTACAAAACTTGGTGTTAAGG AAGctaatccgaccaaaattcttGAACTCATGAATATCCCTGAATTGACTAGATCAAACATTGCCAGCCATTTGCaggtttaa